The DNA region GGTGCGAAGACGGCCACGGTGATGTTCGCCGGACACCGCTTCCGCGCCGTCACCGACGTCGCCTTCTACGCCACCCAAGAGCGGTACCTTCGGGCCTTCGTCCCCGAGCACCAGCTCGCCCCACCGTGCGGGGAGAAGACGACAGTCCGGATCCGCCACGACGCGGACTCCTTCCAGAACCGGATGGCCCGCGCCGCGGGCGCCCCGTCACTGACCGTGGTGCCGTTCCGCGGCGAGCCGTACCGTTCCTGCCAGCTCGAACAGATCACCTGGTGGCGGCCCGGCCCCGACACGCACCTGCCCCAGGACCACCTCTACGCTCGGGATGCGGCAGGTCGGCTATCCGTGCTCCTGAACCCTGGAGCCGTGCGCGGCGAGCGGTACCTGATGCGCGTCGTCCGCGAGGTCGTCATGCGCTGCGCCGAGAATCGCGGCTTGACCTCCTTTCACGCCGCAGCCGCCGCCATCGACGACCACGGTGTGCTAATCGCCGCTCCCTCCGGGGCAGGCAAGACCACCGTTCTGACCGCGCTGGCCGCCCACCACAGGGCCGACCTGATCGCCTCCGACCGTGCGCTGATCACCGCCGACGCCAGCGCGGTGGCTGGAGTGCCGATCTCCGTCCGGATCGGCGGCGGCACCCTGTCCGCAGTCGCCCGGCGCGAGGGCCTGCCGAACCCGCACACGCTGCCCGATGCCTTCGGCAGCACCCGCAAAGCGGCTCTGACCCCACGCGAGTTCGCCCGCGCCTTCTCCTCCCGTGTACAGGAGACGGCGCCACTGCGGCTCGTCGTCATCCCACAGCTCCGCGAGGAAGACCACAGGCTGCGCAGCCGCGTCCTCGGCGCGGCGCAGGCCCGCACCACTCTCTCCACCGCGTGCTGCACCCCATACGACGAGGACTGGCGCGAGCCCTGGTTCGCCGTCCGGACCCGGCCGGTCGACGACCTGGCCCGCCGAGCCGCCGCCGTCATCGAGAGCCTCATCGCCACGGTGCCAGTCCTGGCGATCACGGCTGGCGTGCACAGCCCTGACCTGCTGGAGCGGATCGCCGACACCGTGACGGGGAGGCTCCTGTGACACCCAGCCGCATAGCCCTGGTCGGACCGGTCGCCTCGGGCAAGTCGACGCTGTCCGCAGCGATCTCCGCCCACACCGGTTTGCCCGGCATCGACCTCGACGAGCTGTTCTGGGGACCCCACTGGACACCCCTGGACACGCCTGTCTTCCACAAGGGCGTCCGTGACCGGCTCGCCGGACCGGCGTGGATTGCGGACGGCAACTACAGCGGCGAGGTCGCCGAGATGCTCTTGGCCCGCGCCGAGCTGGTCCTGTGGCTCGATTTGCCGCTGCGTGTCTGCCTGCCCCGGCTGGTCAACCGCTCGCTACGGCGGGCCGCCACCGGCGAGGAACTGTTCGCTGGAAACCGGGAGACCTTCCGCCACCTGCTGGCCCCGGACTCCATCCTGCGCTGGGGACCTCTGCACCACCACCGACACCGCCGCCGCTGGTCCGAGCGACTCCACCCCGACCGCACGGCAGACCTGAGTGTCGTGCACCTCGACCGGCCCTCCGCCATCACCACGCAGCTGCGCCCGCTCAACCTGCTGCCCGCAACAGCGAGGTGACGCGCGTGATCGCCTCCGTCGTCCGCGTGCCCTGGCACACCACCCACGGCGGCTACGACCGCCTACTGGACCACCTGCCCGAAGTCCGCCGCATTACCCCGCCCCGACACCCAGGCGCACGGCTGGCCTTCACAGCCGCCCACCGCGTGCTCGGCCCCCAGTGCCCTCTGCCGTTCTACCCGGCCGAACACTTCGCCACCGACCTGCGCGTCCTTGCCTCCAACCAGCCGGCGCACGTCCTGTACGGGGACGAACAGTTCTGGTTCTCCCGCCACCGCACCGGCCCGACCGCCGTCACCTACCACCAGCCGCCCGACCAACTCGCACGACTGCTGCCCATGCGGGTATGGCGGCGCCTGGCCGCGCGGGCCGAGCAGATCATCGTCCTCGACCCCCAGCAACAGGCATTCTTCTGCAACCTGCTCCCTAACGAGCGCGTGCACCTGGTGCCGCACGGCATCGACACCACCGCATTCACCCCCGCCACCGCGCCACCGGAGCCCGGCCGGCCTCTGGTGCTGACCGTCGGCTGGTGGCTGCGCGACTTCGACACCCTCGACGCCGTCCACAACCTCCTGCACCGCCGCCACGGCGAGGAGATCGAGCTGACCGTCGTCACCCGGCGGGCCGCCTCCCGCCTCTGGCACCCGGCCGCCCGCATCCTCGAAGGGATCAGCGAGCAAGAACTGATCGGCCTGTACAAGCGGGCGGCGTTCTTACTGCTGCCCCTGACCGGGGCGAGCGCCAACAACGCGCTGCTGGAAGCACTCGCCTGCGGTACCCCAGCCGTCGTCACAGACATCGGAGGCATCCGGCACTACACCGGAAACGGCCCGGCAGCCGTCCTCATCCCATCCGGCAACGTCCCGGCCGCAGCCGAAGCAGCCGACAAGCTCCTTGCCGAGCTGGGCACCGCCGACCACACCGCACGGCGCGTGGCCGCCCGGGAGCAGGCCGAGTCCTTCGCCTGGCCGCTGGTCGCTGACCAAATGCGCACCGTCTACCGGCTGCTGGGGGAAAAATGAGCGCCGCCGACGTGTGGTTGGACGTTGTGGTGCCGGTCCTCGTGACCGGGCTGCTGGCCCGCGCGGTTTG from Streptomyces sp. NBC_00258 includes:
- a CDS encoding glycosyltransferase family 4 protein; the encoded protein is MIASVVRVPWHTTHGGYDRLLDHLPEVRRITPPRHPGARLAFTAAHRVLGPQCPLPFYPAEHFATDLRVLASNQPAHVLYGDEQFWFSRHRTGPTAVTYHQPPDQLARLLPMRVWRRLAARAEQIIVLDPQQQAFFCNLLPNERVHLVPHGIDTTAFTPATAPPEPGRPLVLTVGWWLRDFDTLDAVHNLLHRRHGEEIELTVVTRRAASRLWHPAARILEGISEQELIGLYKRAAFLLLPLTGASANNALLEALACGTPAVVTDIGGIRHYTGNGPAAVLIPSGNVPAAAEAADKLLAELGTADHTARRVAAREQAESFAWPLVADQMRTVYRLLGEK